A stretch of the uncultured Desulfobacter sp. genome encodes the following:
- a CDS encoding NUDIX hydrolase: MNRPLVGVAAIVTQHKKVLLGKRKGAHGSGCWAFPGGHLEFNESIEGCAAREVHEETGLLIKNCRYVTCTNDIFKDNDKHYVTLFVVCEYESGEPEIKEPDKCEEWKWFSWNQFPSPLFLSLRNLLDQDFNPFTMKK, translated from the coding sequence TCGTTACCCAACATAAGAAAGTCTTATTGGGAAAAAGGAAGGGGGCACATGGGTCCGGGTGCTGGGCCTTTCCCGGCGGGCATTTGGAATTTAACGAATCCATTGAAGGTTGCGCTGCCCGGGAAGTTCATGAAGAAACCGGACTTTTGATAAAAAATTGCCGTTACGTCACCTGTACCAATGATATATTTAAGGACAATGACAAGCACTATGTGACATTGTTTGTCGTCTGCGAATATGAATCCGGAGAACCGGAAATTAAAGAGCCTGATAAATGTGAGGAATGGAAATGGTTTTCCTGGAATCAATTTCCCTCCCCTTTGTTTTTGTCGCTGAGAAATTTGCTTGATCAAGATTTTAATCCCTTTACTATGAAAAAATAG